The DNA segment AAGGGCTTCTAAACTTGCTGGGTTGGCTGAAATTCCAACGCTTATTCGGGAAATGACAGACCAGGAAAGCCTTGCCATTGCTCTGATTGAAAATTTGCAGCGTGAAGATCTCAATTCAGTGGAAGAAGCGCTTGGCTATCAACAGTTGCAAAATCAGTTTGGTTTGAGCCAGGAAGAATTGGCCAGACAGGTCGGGAAAAGTCGATCTGCTGTAGCAAACTCATTACGACTGCTTAATTTGCCTGAGAAAGTGCAAAAGGGTATCCAGCAGGGGAGTGTTTCTGCTGGGCATGGACGGGCCTTGATGGGGATAAGTGATCCTGAAATGCTGGATGAACTACATAAGCGCATCGTCGAAAATGGCTTGACTGTTCGACAGGCAGAAGCCCAGGTCTCATTTTGGAAACAGAATGGCAGATTGCCTGGAGCAGAAGAGGTTGGACAGAGTCAGGGGGCACCAAAAGAAAGTAAAGCAAGTGCCAAGGTCATTGATCCGCAGTTGGTTACATTGCAGTCCGCTTTTGCGACTGCGCTTGGGACAAAAGTTAAAGTTTCCGGTTCAACGGGCAAAGGCAAGATTACATTGAGCTATGAAAGCGAAGAATCTTTGCGTTTACTGGCAAGCAAGCTTGGTGTCGAGGTAGAGTAAGACCAGGCGGTAGGTTTGGTCTCTTTCTGAGAAAATCATAAGCAGATCGTGAGACAAGACTGTTTTGCATGAGAATATTTTCCCGATCTCAGCTTAACAGACAGACGTGAAATATAAATCAGATAAAAGGTCGTTAGGTACATATGACTCTTGAAAAAATTCATTGCGCCATCGAAAGCCTGAAAGGGCACAAAGTCATGATCATTGGCGATCTCATGCTCGACCATTACATGATTGGTGGGGTCGATCGTATTTCTCCGGAAGCTCCTGTCCCTGTTGTGCGTGTGGAAAGTGAAACCTCGTTACTCGGAGGGGCTGGTAATGTCGCTCGAAATATAGCGTCCTTAGGCGGGGAAGCATTGCTCGTGGCGACAGTCGGACATGATGAAGCCGGGGATACGCTTGAAGAACTCTGCAATGAAGCACAATTGACTACAAAGCTCATTCGTGATCCATCAAGGCCAACTACGAAAAAAACAAGAATCATAGCGAGTAACCAGCAAGTTGTCCGCGTTGACCAGGAACTTGTCAGGCCACTACAGGATCGGGAATTCGAAGAACTCTTCAAATATCTGCAATCCATCATCAACGACTTTCCTGTCATTATTTTATCGGACTATGGGAAAGGCTTCATTTGTCGCGAGTTCATTGATCGGTTCATGGATATGATCAAGGAATGTGATCGGCGGCCTCTGGTTCTGGTAGATCCAAAAACCGTGAATTACGACCTCTACAAAAACGTTGATCTGCTGACACCCAACACCAAGGAAGCTGGTGAGGGTGCGGGCATTCTCGTGGCTGATCGTGAAACGGTCATTCGTGCTGGTGAGGCTCTTTTTGAAAGACTTGATTGCAAAAATCTGCTCATCACCATGGGCGGAGATGGAATGGCTTTGTTTGAAGGAACAGAATCTATTCGTCATATCCCGACCTTTGCACGAAAGGTTTTTGACGTGACAGGAGCAGGGGATACAGTGATAGCGACGATAGCTTTGGCTCTTTCCGCCGGTATGGATCTTTTGACAGCCTGTACTTTGGCAAATTACGCTGCCGGAGTGGTGGTCGGTCAGGTCGGGGCTGCGACAGCATCCTCATCTGATTTGAATGATGCCGTGGATGAACTGCCGGAACCAGATGTCTCGATCTGGAAAGAATGATGACCATTTGATGGTGAGCATACTACCCCATCTCCTGACAGTTGGCGTTCCACCTCATGATCATAGAATTATTGCCTGAAGATTCGGAGCAGCCATGGATATAAAGCAGAATACGATGCATTTTGATACAGAAATAATGTCACTTGGTCATGCCAAAATTCCGACTCCTGTCCGCTATTCGCGGTTCGTCGACGAGTCTCAACCGCAGACTTTGATCATGACTTCAGAGGAACTGACTGAACTTGATCACGAAACATGCATCATGGAATTCGAAAAGGCCGGTCCGAGAGAAAAGCTTTATTTTGACCCATCAAAAACCAAATGCGCCATTGTGACGTGTGGTGGGCTGTGCCCAGGGATTAATGATGTAATCAGGGCGATCGTCATCGAAGCCCATTATAACTATGGGATTCGAACTGTTCTGGGAATTCGTAATGGTTTGCGGGGCTTTATCCCGGAGTATGGCTATGATGTCATGGAGCTGACTCCACAAAGCGTTACCAATATACATCATTTTGGCGGGACAATTCTCGGGTCCTCACGCGGGGTACAAGATCCTGTCGCTATTGTAGACTCATTGGAACGACTCAACGTCAATATCCTCTTTACCATTGGTGGTGACGGGACTATGCGTGCAGCCAAGAAGATCGTGGAGGAGATTGACCGCAGGAAACGGAAAATAGCAGTCATCGGAGTCCCAAAAACAATCGACAATGATATCAATTTCATTACTCGGACATTTGGATTTGATACTGCTGTCGAAAAGGCGACAGAAGCGATTCAGTGTGCCCATGTTGAGGCAACGGGTGTTGATATGGGTATTGGCCTCGTGAAACTCATGGGCCGTGAAGCCGGATTCATTGCCGCCCAGGCAACCTTGGCCTTGCAGGAAGTCAATTTCTTGTTGGTCCCTGAGCAGCCTTTTAGTCTCGAAGGTGAAAACGGTTTACTCAAAGCCATGGAACGGCGACTTCATGAACGAAGACATGCTCTTATCGTTTGTGCGGAAGGGGCAGGGCAGGATCTCATGGCCGACAAAACCGAAAGGGATGAGTCTGGGAATCCGAAACTCGGCGATATTTGCGGGCTGCTCATTGAACGCATTGGCAGACATTTCTCAAAAAAACATATTGAAACGACCCTTAAATTCATTGATCCAAGCTATATAATACGGTCCGTACCAGCAAATGCCGGTGATAGAGTTTACTGCGGGTTCCTCGGGCAACAAGCTGTACATGCGGCCATGAGTGGCAAAACAGGGATGGTCGTCAGTCACCTCAAATCAAGCATGGTCCATTTACCATTGGACCTGGTGACATTGAAGCGGCGGTCGTTAAACACCAAATCCGACTACTGGAATACGGTTATGGAATCGACCGGACAGAAGAGCTATTTTTTTCCTATTGATGCCAGGTAGGGAATAAAAAAGGGAACCATTTGGTTCCCTTTTCTTTCATGTCGATGAAAAAGTTTGTTATTCATTCGCAGCAAGTCGGCGACGTACCTGTTCGTTGACTTGCCGACTGACACTTTCTTTCTCGGATTCCAGCGCAATGGCTAACAACTCGAAGAGATCATCATAAGAGAATTCCAGAGAGAGGCTGCCATTGGAAGCGATGCAACTTTCTTCCTGCTCTTCAATCTTGTAGGCGCGGCGTTCACGAGCATGACCGATTGCGGAAATGATCCCATATGCAAGCTTGCCGTTCTCTTCACGGTAGAGCTTCTCCATGGTTAGCATTCCCGACTTGTCGTCAAAATACATTTCTTCCCCGATGAGTTGTCCACTCACCGTCATATCTTCCCCGAAATCATTGGGCAGATTGACATTGAGGACGGGGTCTGTACCGTTGCCTCCGCCTACCATCTTTTTCGACATGTTTGCGCTCCTTATTCCAAAGGAAGTTTATATTGTTGTGGACCTGATTTTCCCGTGTCCCGAGAAACAGCATCCTGCCAACCTGAATTTATGAAGTCCAATAACGCTTGTTCTGGAACGCGCCATTGGCTGCCGATCTTTATGGCCCTAATACTCCCGCCAGTGATGAGCCTGTACGCAGTCCTTTGGTGGACCCGCAGCAGTTCAGCCACTTCGCGCACGGTTAATAACGTGGGGGGCGTAGAAATATCTTTTCTGTCCATAATTTCATAAGCAGTCTTACATTGATCAACCTTTGACATAAGCAGTCACTGATTGTCAACAAAGTACAACGTTGTCCTACAGAGTCTAGACATTTTCTATATGTGACATCTTACAAAACCATTACAAGAGGTTGTTGTTCGTTAGAGAATTGTATATCAGATTTTGCTCTGAAAAATAACGGTGAAAAGAGGCATTTTTTTATTTTTAAGAGTGAGAAAATCACTCAATGAGTCTAGGAAAAGTCAAAGGAATGTCTCAATGAAATGGGCAAAAAATAGTGGAAATAGGGGATCTGAGGCTTCTTAGTGCAGTGTGAAGGGAGGAAATCAAAAAAGGATGACAAAGGGAAAGAAGGAAGTATGAAAGAGTGAAAAAAATAAGTTCTGATATACAAGCTCTTAAGCGAGATACAAACCTTGAAGTTTCTTGAAGGACGTTAAAGTCAGGGATTTGTCAAGACCATGAAAGAGAAGAGAGGGTGTGGAAAGGGATGAGGGGGAACAGGGTCTTCTTCAATTACATCGCAGAGAATCATAACGAGTTCGGTCTGGTCGTGCTCCAAATGGGTGATTATTTGCTGCATGATTCTTTCGAAATAGCTTCGGTCATTGATCGAAAGCCCCTTATTGGCGGTTTTCATTAAATCAGAGAGGGCGTTTTCAACCTTGATTTGCAGGGTTTGTCCGGTTGATGTCAGCCTGATAAGGTGTTGCCGTTTATCATCGGGCTTCAAAGTCCGAAAGATCAAGCCACCTCTTTCCATTCTTTTCAGGGTATTGGAAAGGGTTGCCTGTTCCACCAAAATCTGCTCAGGCAATTCTTTTTGAGTGATGTTGTCGGTCAGCCAGAGTTGCCTCAGTATCGAGAGATAGCCTGGGTGGACATTGTACACCAGACGCATGGCCAAACTTTTTGTAAAAAGGCGCTGTAATTGCGAAAGTCGCAGAAAGAAAGGGTCGGTATTATCTGTATGAATACTATATTGAATGATGAAAGCGAATAGTGTTCATTCATGGAACGCTATGGAATGGGCGTGAGCCTGTCAGTATCAGAGCTGTGCCTTTACGTTGGTATTGGGACGCGATACCATGTTTCCATGAAAATTATAGTGAATGGTGATGATGCCGGGCTTCATCCAGCGGTGAATCGGGCTTTGAAAGCGTTAGTGGAAAGAAAAATAATGACCTCGGCATCTCTCACCGGAAATGGTGAAGCTGTTGAGGAAGCAGCAGAAATAAGGGATATAAGCCTCGGGGTACATCTTGATATCATACGGGGACGACCTGTTCATGATTGGCAGAAGATTCGTTCCCTTGTTGATGAAAACGGTGCTTTTCTGGGGAGTTCTACTGCTCTCTTTTCCCTGTATGCAGAAGGTCGACTTGAACATGAGCATGTGGAGCGGGAATGGAGATCGCAGATTGAAAGAATTCTCGCCCTTGGTGTGCAACCATCACATCTAACCAGTCATGACCATGTGCATGCATGGCCGACATTGACCCGAATGATTGGTGAGCTTGCCTGTGAATACGGTATAAAATGGGTTAGAAAGCCTGTGGAGTGTGCCGAGATATCACTGTTGGGCAAGCGGCAGGGCCAAACAAAATTCATGAATGTCTGCGGGATGTTTGACAGGGAGACAGATGGAGTGAACTGGACAGATGTCTTCTGGGAATTCCCGGAGGAGAGATTGAAAAACACACCGGCCGCTTTCGTTGCTTTTTTGAAAAA comes from the Pseudodesulfovibrio piezophilus C1TLV30 genome and includes:
- a CDS encoding ParB/RepB/Spo0J family partition protein, which produces MAMGNRGLGRGLDALLGGVREDEQQTSDSAEVRSIPLEAITPNPYQPRREFSDDGLNDLCASIKTRGVLQPILIRPLGNGKYELVAGERRLRASKLAGLAEIPTLIREMTDQESLAIALIENLQREDLNSVEEALGYQQLQNQFGLSQEELARQVGKSRSAVANSLRLLNLPEKVQKGIQQGSVSAGHGRALMGISDPEMLDELHKRIVENGLTVRQAEAQVSFWKQNGRLPGAEEVGQSQGAPKESKASAKVIDPQLVTLQSAFATALGTKVKVSGSTGKGKITLSYESEESLRLLASKLGVEVE
- a CDS encoding MarR family winged helix-turn-helix transcriptional regulator — translated: MRLVYNVHPGYLSILRQLWLTDNITQKELPEQILVEQATLSNTLKRMERGGLIFRTLKPDDKRQHLIRLTSTGQTLQIKVENALSDLMKTANKGLSINDRSYFERIMQQIITHLEHDQTELVMILCDVIEEDPVPPHPFPHPLFSFMVLTNP
- the rfaE1 gene encoding D-glycero-beta-D-manno-heptose-7-phosphate kinase gives rise to the protein MTLEKIHCAIESLKGHKVMIIGDLMLDHYMIGGVDRISPEAPVPVVRVESETSLLGGAGNVARNIASLGGEALLVATVGHDEAGDTLEELCNEAQLTTKLIRDPSRPTTKKTRIIASNQQVVRVDQELVRPLQDREFEELFKYLQSIINDFPVIILSDYGKGFICREFIDRFMDMIKECDRRPLVLVDPKTVNYDLYKNVDLLTPNTKEAGEGAGILVADRETVIRAGEALFERLDCKNLLITMGGDGMALFEGTESIRHIPTFARKVFDVTGAGDTVIATIALALSAGMDLLTACTLANYAAGVVVGQVGAATASSSDLNDAVDELPEPDVSIWKE
- a CDS encoding ChbG/HpnK family deacetylase; protein product: MERYGMGVSLSVSELCLYVGIGTRYHVSMKIIVNGDDAGLHPAVNRALKALVERKIMTSASLTGNGEAVEEAAEIRDISLGVHLDIIRGRPVHDWQKIRSLVDENGAFLGSSTALFSLYAEGRLEHEHVEREWRSQIERILALGVQPSHLTSHDHVHAWPTLTRMIGELACEYGIKWVRKPVECAEISLLGKRQGQTKFMNVCGMFDRETDGVNWTDVFWEFPEERLKNTPAAFVAFLKKAGVGKGAPVVEIGCRPGSIQGGDPVIQKQYKPIHIAAVWRETLASFTENNWLDTFQSLGLTLTGYDCLEMEKTE
- a CDS encoding helix-turn-helix domain-containing protein, whose amino-acid sequence is MSKVDQCKTAYEIMDRKDISTPPTLLTVREVAELLRVHQRTAYRLITGGSIRAIKIGSQWRVPEQALLDFINSGWQDAVSRDTGKSGPQQYKLPLE
- a CDS encoding ATP-dependent 6-phosphofructokinase, translated to MDIKQNTMHFDTEIMSLGHAKIPTPVRYSRFVDESQPQTLIMTSEELTELDHETCIMEFEKAGPREKLYFDPSKTKCAIVTCGGLCPGINDVIRAIVIEAHYNYGIRTVLGIRNGLRGFIPEYGYDVMELTPQSVTNIHHFGGTILGSSRGVQDPVAIVDSLERLNVNILFTIGGDGTMRAAKKIVEEIDRRKRKIAVIGVPKTIDNDINFITRTFGFDTAVEKATEAIQCAHVEATGVDMGIGLVKLMGREAGFIAAQATLALQEVNFLLVPEQPFSLEGENGLLKAMERRLHERRHALIVCAEGAGQDLMADKTERDESGNPKLGDICGLLIERIGRHFSKKHIETTLKFIDPSYIIRSVPANAGDRVYCGFLGQQAVHAAMSGKTGMVVSHLKSSMVHLPLDLVTLKRRSLNTKSDYWNTVMESTGQKSYFFPIDAR